A genomic window from Deltaproteobacteria bacterium includes:
- a CDS encoding 4Fe-4S binding protein produces MRKILSLQNLRRIYSLFFFLLFLILLLITDYKSMKGYEVSLFLQIDPLTSVLSFLTSGTIYKGLAWSLIIITGTLLLGRFFCSWICPLGILNQWTSYIFNKKKVVHYLEGNTYGESFRFKYYLLIFLFILAMLGSLQTGLFDPIALTVRSFVTAAFPAFNRAGGLIYLKQPLFYGGVAIAIIFVAILFANRFMTRFWCRTICPLGAFLGFISLLSLFRIRRDVEKCTDCRKCVHHCQGGCDPHSQLRASECHVCMNCISACPEGALRYGLPEPSTSIHQPFDISRRRLIETGVASFIFFPMMKSSLTGERESAPGLIRPPGSLEEKDFLKRCIKCSECMRVCPTNVLQPALFESGLEGLWTPILINKIGYCEHNCTLCGQVCPTGAIRKISLEEKLGKKPYEKPVKLGTAFYDRGRCLPWAMDRECIVCEEVCPTSPKAIWYRTEEIRARDGSKKTLKRPYLDPDKCIGCGICENKCPVIDKPAIRVTSVGESRSKTNRMILKG; encoded by the coding sequence ATGAGAAAAATCCTGAGTCTTCAAAATTTAAGGCGAATTTATTCACTCTTTTTCTTTCTCCTTTTTCTCATCCTCTTGCTTATAACAGACTACAAAAGCATGAAGGGCTATGAAGTCTCCCTCTTTCTTCAGATCGATCCTCTCACTTCTGTCCTTTCCTTTCTTACCAGTGGAACGATCTATAAAGGTCTGGCCTGGTCTCTAATCATTATCACAGGCACGCTTCTTTTGGGACGCTTTTTTTGTTCCTGGATTTGTCCTCTCGGTATTCTCAATCAATGGACAAGCTATATATTTAATAAAAAAAAGGTAGTCCACTATCTTGAGGGAAATACCTATGGCGAGAGCTTCCGCTTTAAATATTACCTTCTGATTTTTTTGTTTATACTGGCCATGCTGGGCAGCCTGCAAACAGGCCTCTTCGATCCAATTGCGCTTACGGTGCGTTCTTTTGTAACAGCCGCCTTTCCGGCCTTCAATCGTGCGGGAGGACTGATTTATCTGAAGCAGCCTTTATTCTATGGCGGCGTTGCCATTGCCATAATATTTGTAGCCATCCTTTTTGCCAACCGTTTTATGACCCGGTTCTGGTGCCGAACCATCTGTCCCCTGGGGGCCTTTCTGGGGTTCATATCGCTATTATCACTTTTTAGAATCCGAAGGGATGTGGAAAAGTGCACCGATTGCCGAAAGTGTGTCCATCATTGTCAGGGAGGCTGCGATCCGCACTCCCAACTTAGAGCCAGTGAATGCCATGTTTGCATGAACTGCATTTCTGCTTGCCCTGAGGGCGCTTTGCGATACGGTCTTCCTGAGCCCTCGACTTCCATTCATCAACCCTTCGATATAAGCCGCAGGCGGCTTATTGAAACAGGGGTAGCCTCCTTTATTTTCTTCCCCATGATGAAGTCATCCCTTACAGGAGAGAGAGAGTCGGCCCCGGGCCTGATCAGACCCCCGGGTTCTCTGGAAGAGAAGGACTTTCTCAAGCGCTGTATCAAATGTTCCGAATGCATGCGGGTCTGCCCCACCAATGTTTTGCAGCCGGCGTTATTTGAAAGCGGCCTTGAGGGACTCTGGACACCCATTCTTATTAACAAGATCGGCTATTGTGAGCATAATTGCACCCTTTGCGGCCAGGTCTGCCCTACGGGCGCCATAAGAAAGATATCGCTTGAAGAAAAACTGGGGAAAAAACCCTATGAAAAACCTGTCAAGCTGGGTACGGCATTTTATGACCGTGGACGATGTTTACCATGGGCTATGGACAGGGAATGCATTGTTTGTGAAGAAGTCTGCCCTACTTCACCGAAAGCTATTTGGTATCGTACAGAAGAGATCAGGGCCCGTGACGGATCAAAAAAAACCCTCAAACGGCCCTATCTCGACCCTGATAAATGTATAGGCTGCGGTATTTGTGAAAATAAATGCCCTGTTATCGATAAGCCGGCTATCCGTGTCACATCCGTTGGTGAAAGCCGGTCCAAAACAAACAGGATGATTCTTAAAGGGTGA